In a single window of the Coprothermobacter proteolyticus DSM 5265 genome:
- the pyrR gene encoding bifunctional pyr operon transcriptional regulator/uracil phosphoribosyltransferase PyrR encodes MSQLKEKAKIMSADDMRRALARLAHEILERNQGADNLMLVGIRRRGIPLAKRLAQAIQSIEGVQVPVGELDITLYRDDLSALGPNPIVHQTIIPKRVDDAIIVLVDDVVYTGRTVRAALDALFDLGRPRAVQLCVLIDRGHRELPIRPDFTGKNVPTSKKEVIEVHVEEIDGEDAVYIMEKVD; translated from the coding sequence GTGTCACAGTTAAAAGAAAAAGCCAAAATCATGAGCGCCGATGATATGAGGCGCGCACTAGCACGTTTGGCCCACGAAATTTTGGAACGGAACCAAGGAGCAGACAACCTCATGTTAGTTGGTATTCGGCGACGTGGTATCCCCTTGGCAAAAAGGCTAGCCCAGGCGATTCAATCCATTGAAGGAGTTCAAGTACCAGTAGGTGAGCTGGATATTACATTGTACAGAGATGACCTCTCAGCTCTGGGTCCGAACCCCATTGTCCATCAAACCATAATCCCGAAACGCGTTGATGACGCCATCATAGTTCTCGTTGATGACGTGGTTTACACAGGTAGAACGGTGAGAGCTGCCTTGGATGCCCTGTTTGACCTTGGACGGCCAAGGGCTGTACAACTCTGCGTACTCATCGACAGAGGGCATCGTGAGCTTCCCATTCGACCAGACTTCACTGGAAAAAATGTTCCAACATCCAAGAAGGAAGTTATCGAAGTTCACGTCGAAGAAATAGATGGCGAAGACGCCGTCTACATCATGGAAAAAGTAGATTAA
- a CDS encoding aspartate carbamoyltransferase catalytic subunit, whose translation MKHLLGLEKLSRDEILSILHLAAPMKDIILREVKKVPTLRGKIIGTLFYEPSTRTKNSFELAAKLLSADVVSVSVATSSVKKGESLKDTVLTLEAMGIEAIVIRHSRNGVPAYLSSCSKASIINAGDGQHEHPSQALLDLFTIQQYKGRIEGLKVLIVGDIMHSRVAKSNIYGLSKLGAEIIVSGPPTLIPEEVKNYAQVEYDLDNAIKKADVVNVLRLQLERQEAGLITSLEEYHRFYGLTKERMAKAKEDLLVLHPGPMNRGVEIDEEVAYCDKSAIQEQVSNGVAVRMAIYYTLMGGREE comes from the coding sequence ATGAAACATCTTTTGGGGTTAGAAAAGCTTTCCCGCGACGAGATTTTGTCCATACTGCATCTGGCAGCTCCCATGAAAGACATTATTCTAAGAGAAGTTAAAAAGGTCCCCACTCTTCGAGGAAAAATAATTGGCACTTTGTTCTATGAGCCTTCCACCAGAACCAAGAACTCCTTTGAACTGGCAGCAAAGCTTTTAAGTGCTGACGTAGTCAGCGTCAGTGTGGCTACCAGTTCCGTTAAAAAGGGAGAAAGCCTTAAAGACACTGTGCTCACGTTGGAGGCTATGGGCATTGAAGCCATCGTCATAAGGCATAGTAGGAACGGTGTGCCAGCTTACTTGTCCAGCTGTTCAAAGGCTTCTATTATTAACGCAGGTGATGGGCAGCATGAACATCCCAGCCAAGCACTTTTGGATTTGTTCACCATTCAGCAATACAAAGGACGCATAGAAGGCTTAAAAGTACTCATAGTGGGGGATATTATGCACAGCAGAGTAGCAAAATCCAATATCTATGGCTTGAGTAAGTTAGGAGCAGAGATCATTGTTTCAGGCCCCCCTACTCTGATTCCAGAGGAAGTTAAGAATTATGCCCAGGTAGAATACGACTTGGACAATGCAATCAAGAAAGCAGATGTTGTTAACGTGCTTAGGCTGCAGCTGGAACGTCAGGAAGCTGGGCTCATAACGTCATTAGAGGAATACCATCGGTTCTACGGCCTTACCAAAGAGAGAATGGCAAAAGCAAAAGAAGACCTACTTGTACTCCACCCAGGGCCCATGAATAGAGGGGTGGAAATCGATGAAGAAGTAGCTTACTGCGACAAGAGTGCCATACAAGAACAAGTGTCCAACGGTGTTGCCGTAAGAATGGCAATTTACTATACGCTGATGGGAGGTAGGGAGGAATGA
- a CDS encoding dihydroorotase, whose product MIIKNCTAFVNDEFQKMDLRIENGTIAEIGVNLVGDDEVHDCNGMIVSPAFVDLHTHLRIGQEYKEDPQITVEKAIRGGYCAINVMPNTVPPVNTAPMVEYIKELKKPEGFSIMVTGAITCDGLLAEIENMSEAGAIAISDDGNWTENSFIFYQALKYAKRHDLLVIDHAQDTVLFKSGRIYEGQVSFQTGLKGFPKAAEAHAVYRDGTLNLTVGAKLHITHLSTVMGLDTISFLKHLGSHITADVTPHHLLFDDTAYLEYETKLKANPPFGDDRDRKALIHALRSAEIAAIATDHAPHSEPEKDQEWEDAPYGIASIDTAFEALYEGLVKTNLVPLEILLSALSTRPAQILGMKHGIAVGNNANLVFIKENEPHVISSCMGAKNNPYVGKDSSAKIMGLMLDGTMVYKHAQ is encoded by the coding sequence ATGATCATTAAAAACTGCACTGCTTTTGTGAACGACGAATTTCAAAAAATGGACCTAAGAATAGAAAACGGCACAATTGCTGAGATCGGAGTAAATCTTGTAGGTGACGATGAAGTGCATGATTGCAACGGGATGATTGTTTCTCCAGCATTTGTGGATCTGCATACCCACCTAAGAATAGGGCAGGAGTACAAAGAAGACCCGCAAATTACCGTAGAGAAAGCAATTAGAGGTGGTTACTGCGCCATAAATGTGATGCCGAACACTGTTCCACCCGTAAACACCGCTCCCATGGTCGAATACATAAAAGAGCTAAAAAAACCGGAAGGTTTCTCCATCATGGTCACAGGTGCCATAACCTGCGATGGCTTACTTGCAGAAATAGAAAACATGTCAGAAGCTGGTGCAATTGCCATCAGTGACGACGGAAATTGGACCGAAAATAGCTTTATCTTCTATCAAGCACTTAAGTACGCTAAAAGGCACGATCTTTTGGTCATAGACCATGCTCAAGACACGGTACTTTTCAAGTCGGGACGCATTTACGAAGGTCAAGTAAGCTTTCAAACAGGATTAAAAGGATTTCCCAAAGCAGCTGAAGCGCACGCAGTCTACAGAGACGGTACACTAAACCTGACGGTGGGAGCAAAACTACACATAACACACTTGTCAACCGTTATGGGACTAGATACCATAAGTTTTCTTAAGCACCTGGGCAGCCATATTACAGCTGATGTTACACCACACCATCTGCTATTCGACGACACCGCTTACCTCGAATATGAAACCAAGCTAAAAGCCAACCCACCTTTCGGCGATGACAGAGACAGGAAAGCACTCATTCATGCATTAAGAAGTGCTGAAATAGCAGCCATTGCCACAGACCACGCCCCTCACTCCGAACCCGAAAAAGACCAAGAATGGGAAGATGCGCCTTATGGCATTGCCAGCATTGACACAGCCTTTGAAGCTCTTTATGAAGGATTAGTAAAAACAAATCTTGTGCCCCTGGAAATACTGCTCAGTGCTTTGAGTACAAGACCAGCTCAGATTCTTGGTATGAAGCATGGCATAGCGGTGGGCAATAATGCCAATTTAGTCTTCATAAAAGAAAACGAGCCTCATGTCATAAGCAGCTGCATGGGGGCAAAGAATAATCCCTATGTGGGAAAAGATTCCTCTGCAAAGATCATGGGCTTGATGCTAGACGGCACGATGGTGTACAAACATGCTCAATGA
- a CDS encoding iron-sulfur cluster-binding protein, whose translation MLNETFKLEKTDLGHYVVVFFGPVAEENLPQPGQFYMFYKEYVKKPFSVAFLKENRLFFIIKKVGPFTSSIPDEVRVEGPYGKPFPAVVTNTFLISGGAGIAPICFLAEKLTEQNLPFTWLHGESKAENLILLDYLPVKPNKVSVEPTLVTDLLPKEAQFYCACGPKPMLKGLHSKWGTNGFVSLEERMSCGFGACYGCVIPTTSGYQRVCKEGPVFEAGELLWQELCV comes from the coding sequence ATGCTCAATGAAACCTTTAAGTTGGAAAAAACCGATCTGGGGCATTATGTAGTTGTTTTTTTCGGGCCGGTTGCAGAAGAAAACCTTCCGCAACCGGGGCAGTTTTACATGTTCTACAAAGAATATGTGAAAAAACCCTTCTCTGTAGCATTTCTTAAGGAAAACCGCCTCTTCTTCATCATAAAGAAAGTTGGGCCCTTCACTAGTAGTATTCCTGATGAAGTCAGGGTTGAGGGCCCTTACGGAAAGCCTTTCCCTGCCGTGGTAACCAATACTTTCCTCATTAGTGGGGGCGCCGGCATAGCACCCATATGCTTCCTCGCAGAGAAGCTTACAGAGCAAAACTTACCCTTTACGTGGTTGCACGGTGAAAGCAAGGCAGAAAATCTAATCTTGCTAGATTACTTACCAGTAAAACCAAATAAGGTCTCGGTGGAACCCACTCTAGTCACAGATCTTCTACCCAAAGAAGCACAGTTCTATTGTGCTTGTGGCCCAAAGCCCATGCTTAAAGGGCTACACAGTAAATGGGGCACAAATGGCTTTGTTTCCTTGGAAGAACGCATGTCGTGTGGTTTCGGAGCTTGTTACGGCTGCGTAATTCCCACCACATCTGGATACCAAAGGGTTTGTAAAGAAGGACCCGTCTTCGAGGCAGGTGAACTGTTATGGCAGGAGCTGTGCGTTTAA
- a CDS encoding beta/alpha barrel domain-containing protein yields the protein MAGAVRLKKLTLKNPFIASSGTCGYADADLIPLDKFGAAVTKTITLLPRQGNRPPRLVETPAGLVNSIGLQNMGLEAFKQFLTDFKKPTTLIVSVGGESPEDFATIVEELNTYDLIDAFELNLSCPNVKTGGEVVGKDYVTVSNILEASLKSTTKPLLVKLSPFTEQLDKILQHWESKVEAFVLFNTFPAMDIDPRSGKPVLGAVSGGLSGPAIYPIVLNSIYKYSKAHTLVASGGIATTDIAKKFIMAGARALEIGTGNLWNPAFIEMLLKEV from the coding sequence ATGGCAGGAGCTGTGCGTTTAAAGAAGCTTACCTTGAAAAATCCTTTCATAGCGAGCTCAGGAACGTGCGGCTACGCGGACGCCGATCTCATACCGCTAGACAAGTTTGGTGCTGCAGTGACCAAAACCATAACCCTGCTGCCGCGTCAAGGAAACAGGCCTCCGCGATTGGTGGAAACGCCAGCTGGTCTCGTTAATAGCATAGGCTTGCAGAACATGGGTTTGGAAGCCTTTAAACAATTTCTCACAGATTTCAAGAAGCCCACTACCCTGATTGTGTCCGTCGGTGGTGAATCACCCGAAGACTTTGCCACCATAGTTGAGGAACTGAACACCTATGACCTTATTGACGCGTTTGAGCTCAACCTTTCTTGTCCAAACGTAAAAACAGGAGGAGAAGTGGTCGGCAAGGATTACGTTACCGTATCTAACATACTGGAAGCATCCTTGAAAAGCACAACAAAGCCGCTTTTAGTCAAACTATCACCCTTCACAGAACAGTTAGATAAGATTCTGCAGCACTGGGAAAGCAAGGTAGAAGCGTTTGTGCTCTTTAATACATTTCCCGCCATGGACATCGACCCCCGCTCTGGCAAACCCGTTCTGGGCGCAGTAAGCGGTGGACTAAGTGGCCCTGCCATATACCCCATCGTCCTCAATAGCATTTACAAATACTCAAAGGCACACACCTTAGTTGCTTCAGGAGGCATTGCCACTACCGATATCGCAAAGAAGTTCATAATGGCAGGTGCCAGAGCACTTGAGATTGGTACCGGAAATCTGTGGAATCCTGCTTTCATAGAAATGCTTCTTAAGGAGGTGTAA
- the pyrF gene encoding orotidine-5'-phosphate decarboxylase, translating to MKPNLVLALDFQKRECIDYWIEQTQHLFDWYKVGMEAFYAQGDYTIAKLFERGKHIFLDLKLSDIPNTVYKATKALLSRYPIDMINVHALSGRDTLSAFKEALMEMADLYKKPIKAIGVTLLTSLSEEDLQMLGLTNIEQTVMTLAHIVKNAGLDGVVCSTKEAPRIKQKLGEEFLTVTPGIRFDQLSPHDQKRTGTLQEAVKVSDFIIIGRALTEAQNPQEAIRTLQERWEQLP from the coding sequence ATGAAACCCAATTTGGTACTGGCATTGGATTTTCAAAAAAGAGAGTGCATTGACTACTGGATAGAGCAAACACAGCACTTATTCGACTGGTACAAAGTCGGCATGGAGGCCTTCTACGCTCAGGGTGACTACACCATCGCTAAACTGTTTGAGCGCGGCAAACACATTTTTCTGGATCTTAAGCTCTCAGATATTCCTAACACCGTTTACAAGGCCACAAAAGCCCTACTATCTCGCTATCCCATCGACATGATAAACGTTCATGCACTTAGCGGTAGAGATACTTTGTCAGCTTTCAAAGAAGCCTTAATGGAGATGGCCGATCTTTACAAAAAACCCATTAAAGCTATTGGTGTTACCCTGCTCACTAGCTTATCTGAAGAAGATCTGCAAATGCTTGGACTTACCAATATAGAGCAAACTGTAATGACCTTGGCTCACATTGTTAAAAACGCAGGCTTAGACGGTGTTGTTTGTTCCACAAAAGAGGCTCCACGGATAAAACAAAAACTAGGCGAAGAATTTCTCACAGTCACGCCAGGTATACGCTTTGACCAGCTTTCACCTCATGACCAGAAACGTACCGGTACTTTGCAAGAAGCTGTAAAAGTATCTGATTTCATCATTATTGGTAGGGCCTTAACCGAAGCCCAAAATCCTCAAGAGGCTATAAGAACTCTGCAAGAAAGGTGGGAACAACTCCCATGA
- the pyrE gene encoding orotate phosphoribosyltransferase yields the protein MRVLEILEKRGAILHGHFLLASGKHSDVYVQCQRAFVYPEDTAFIAKELIGKAQEQCDIKNIAGVVSPALGAVIIGYEVARQLDKPFLFAEREDGKLTFRRGFEIQQNGHYLTVEDVFTTGGSTLELINLVENMGGLVDYALAVVQRQKEIALPVPHDSLIFLDLPLYEPENCPLCKAGIPLVKPGTKQQQKTSS from the coding sequence ATGAGAGTCTTGGAAATTCTTGAGAAACGTGGAGCTATTTTACATGGGCACTTTTTACTTGCCAGTGGCAAACATTCTGACGTTTATGTACAGTGTCAAAGGGCTTTTGTTTATCCTGAAGACACCGCGTTCATAGCCAAAGAACTTATTGGTAAAGCGCAAGAGCAGTGCGACATAAAGAACATTGCAGGCGTAGTTTCGCCTGCGCTAGGTGCAGTAATCATTGGCTACGAAGTAGCAAGGCAGCTAGATAAACCCTTCCTCTTTGCCGAGAGGGAAGACGGAAAGCTCACCTTCAGAAGAGGGTTCGAAATACAACAAAACGGGCATTACCTCACAGTAGAAGATGTGTTCACCACGGGCGGTTCTACCTTGGAGCTCATAAACTTGGTAGAAAACATGGGTGGCCTCGTTGATTATGCACTAGCCGTAGTTCAGCGTCAGAAAGAAATAGCCCTGCCCGTTCCACATGACAGTCTTATATTCTTGGATCTACCCCTCTATGAGCCAGAGAACTGCCCTTTGTGCAAAGCTGGTATACCTCTAGTCAAACCAGGAACAAAGCAGCAACAAAAAACCTCATCATAG
- a CDS encoding trans-sulfuration enzyme family protein yields MSKPLREPLFKTTSFVFHSFREMQAALYGDSKDYFYVRDGHPTLEALEQVLLSCEPADFAWVFSSGMSAISTGLLALLSQGDHVVVQKEIYGPTRLLFEEYLPSFGVSCTFTDVNDVDALEESITPDTELIYLEMPAPFTLTCPPLEQIKGLADKYQVSVMVDNSAGFGYEKITPFADLVAISLSKYPAGDSGILGGALLGSEGWKEPVEMARSTLGGIMMPWDANALIGEMESMRQRLEVIRSNVYQLQSMLSAHPMVKEVYYPRDTNGKSVKMGGFVTLELNISLLDIARFIDNLSLFQKGVFWGGSIPVVTPLLASYRVEVLESWGLNPGLIRFYVGMESPDRLYADIVSALGSL; encoded by the coding sequence ATGTCAAAACCTTTAAGAGAGCCTCTCTTCAAAACCACGTCTTTCGTTTTCCACTCCTTCCGAGAAATGCAGGCAGCACTTTACGGTGACTCGAAAGATTATTTCTACGTTCGAGATGGTCACCCTACCCTGGAAGCATTGGAGCAGGTTCTACTAAGCTGTGAACCAGCAGATTTTGCGTGGGTTTTCTCTAGTGGCATGTCGGCCATAAGTACTGGACTTTTGGCTTTGCTTAGCCAAGGAGACCACGTGGTTGTCCAAAAGGAAATCTATGGCCCTACGCGCCTATTGTTTGAAGAGTATTTGCCGAGTTTTGGTGTTTCATGCACATTCACGGACGTTAATGATGTGGACGCTCTCGAGGAGTCAATCACTCCAGATACAGAACTTATTTACTTAGAAATGCCTGCACCCTTTACGCTTACCTGCCCTCCCTTGGAGCAGATTAAGGGCTTAGCAGATAAGTATCAGGTTAGCGTTATGGTAGACAACAGTGCTGGGTTTGGTTATGAGAAAATTACCCCATTTGCTGATTTAGTTGCTATTTCATTGAGTAAATACCCGGCAGGGGATAGTGGGATCCTTGGTGGCGCTCTCCTGGGCAGTGAAGGATGGAAAGAGCCTGTGGAAATGGCACGTAGCACTTTAGGGGGTATCATGATGCCTTGGGATGCCAACGCCCTCATCGGGGAAATGGAAAGTATGCGCCAACGGTTGGAGGTAATTAGATCTAATGTTTACCAGCTGCAAAGCATGCTTAGTGCACACCCAATGGTGAAAGAAGTTTACTACCCACGGGACACTAATGGGAAGTCCGTTAAAATGGGCGGGTTTGTCACCCTGGAATTAAACATAAGTCTCTTGGATATAGCGCGTTTCATCGATAACCTAAGTTTGTTCCAAAAAGGCGTATTCTGGGGCGGAAGTATTCCTGTGGTCACTCCTCTTTTGGCATCCTACAGGGTGGAAGTACTTGAAAGCTGGGGACTTAATCCCGGTTTGATCCGTTTTTACGTGGGCATGGAGTCCCCAGATCGCCTTTATGCTGATATAGTTAGTGCTTTAGGATCTCTATGA
- a CDS encoding metallophosphoesterase family protein yields the protein MKILVMSDVHGNLEALRAVLDKESDADEVIFLGDFVDYGPSPNEVIDTLKNVTSKVLIGNHDYAAVYGVSCQCGLMFYELSVETRMNYTVKTLTEENKQYLKSLRAMESWTVGKYKLLATHAAPSDPLYKYLRACDKGSFEGEAEAARNVNPHSLVNLFSTDEKNEYDFVLVGHSHEQFFVNVDGLLFLNPGSVGQPRDYIPMASYAVIENGSVSLRRLDYDRVSTAEKIGRMPISEESKRKLKTVILTGGPDWDVREESS from the coding sequence ATGAAAATACTGGTAATGAGTGATGTGCACGGCAATCTTGAAGCCTTGCGCGCGGTTCTTGATAAGGAGTCTGACGCAGACGAGGTTATCTTTTTAGGGGATTTCGTGGACTATGGGCCGTCTCCGAACGAGGTAATAGATACTTTAAAGAATGTTACTTCCAAGGTTTTAATAGGAAATCACGATTATGCTGCAGTATACGGCGTCAGTTGTCAGTGTGGTCTGATGTTCTATGAATTAAGCGTGGAAACGCGCATGAATTACACAGTCAAAACACTGACTGAAGAGAACAAGCAGTACTTGAAAAGCCTTAGGGCAATGGAATCTTGGACAGTCGGCAAGTACAAACTTTTGGCTACTCATGCAGCACCCTCTGATCCACTTTACAAGTATTTGAGGGCTTGTGATAAAGGTAGCTTCGAAGGAGAGGCTGAAGCTGCTAGGAACGTAAATCCTCACAGCTTGGTCAACCTTTTCTCCACTGATGAGAAAAACGAGTACGATTTTGTTTTGGTAGGGCATAGCCATGAACAGTTTTTTGTTAACGTTGATGGGCTGCTATTTCTTAATCCGGGTTCGGTTGGACAACCTCGTGATTACATTCCCATGGCATCTTATGCGGTTATAGAAAATGGTTCCGTGTCTCTTAGACGTTTGGACTATGACAGGGTTTCCACTGCAGAAAAGATCGGCAGAATGCCCATAAGTGAGGAAAGCAAGCGGAAGCTAAAAACCGTGATCTTGACAGGCGGTCCAGATTGGGACGTGCGAGAAGAGAGTTCTTGA
- a CDS encoding cation diffusion facilitator family transporter translates to MKTVRDYQPAEQTRKSYVKAFYITIIGNLLLVAVKAVVASLTGSAALYAETANSASDVVYSLLMVFGLWISQKPPDHSHPQGHSRFEPLVGLLVTFSMAFAGYQAASTSILKLLAGGIAVKPGLPTLVLVMTAITKGVMYYAILQLSQKTQSPALHATAQDNLTDVMTSSAAFLGILGSYYVSPLLDPIAGLLVSAWIFKAVIGLILENIKYITGGSADKDVVEQILHITNSVPGVLRVHELVTEYVGPRLVVEMHVNVRGDLPLTEAHRINDEIVNRVLHNVQDVDRVYVHLEPENES, encoded by the coding sequence GTGAAAACTGTACGAGATTATCAACCTGCAGAGCAGACTAGAAAATCGTATGTAAAAGCCTTCTACATAACTATAATTGGAAACCTGCTGCTAGTCGCCGTAAAGGCGGTAGTAGCAAGCTTGACAGGAAGTGCCGCCCTGTATGCAGAAACTGCGAATTCTGCATCCGATGTGGTTTATTCGCTACTAATGGTATTTGGGCTGTGGATCTCTCAGAAGCCACCTGATCATTCCCATCCTCAAGGACATAGCCGTTTCGAACCATTAGTTGGACTCTTAGTCACATTCTCCATGGCCTTTGCTGGTTACCAGGCAGCATCCACTTCAATTTTGAAGCTGTTAGCTGGGGGCATTGCTGTCAAACCAGGCTTACCTACTTTGGTTTTAGTGATGACCGCCATCACAAAAGGCGTAATGTACTATGCCATCTTGCAGTTATCACAAAAAACACAAAGTCCAGCACTGCATGCCACAGCACAAGATAACCTTACCGATGTCATGACTTCGTCAGCAGCTTTTCTGGGTATCCTTGGTTCATATTATGTTTCCCCACTGTTAGATCCCATAGCTGGCTTATTGGTTTCAGCATGGATATTTAAGGCAGTCATAGGATTGATATTGGAAAACATAAAGTACATCACAGGTGGGTCAGCTGACAAAGATGTAGTGGAGCAAATTCTTCATATAACTAATTCAGTACCGGGTGTGCTTAGGGTGCACGAGTTGGTAACTGAATATGTTGGACCTCGCCTAGTGGTTGAGATGCACGTGAACGTTAGAGGCGATTTGCCTCTAACAGAAGCTCACCGCATAAACGACGAAATTGTTAACAGAGTTCTGCACAACGTCCAGGATGTGGATAGGGTTTACGTACATTTAGAACCAGAAAACGAAAGTTAG
- a CDS encoding histidine phosphatase family protein, which yields MQIYLLRHPETEWNKQGRFQGQTDIPINETGMDQLERTLPFLATLPVQVIYSSPLKRAKIVAQRVSRATGLPMFEDTRIMEVNCGRWEGKVAQTLAIEEPELFSLWKSNPYDFRIPGGESYQDVENRTSAFLKDIISDEKNALVVSHGIAITTMLRFVLQIPKEHVRVLHIENLGLAKLEVDANAIAYTIVNPALELKVASLLQQV from the coding sequence ATGCAGATATATTTACTCAGACACCCCGAAACCGAATGGAACAAACAAGGACGATTCCAGGGACAAACAGATATACCAATAAATGAGACAGGTATGGATCAACTTGAGCGAACCCTCCCCTTCCTTGCCACCTTGCCAGTGCAAGTTATTTACAGTAGCCCCCTTAAGAGAGCAAAAATCGTAGCACAAAGAGTGAGCCGCGCTACAGGACTGCCAATGTTCGAAGATACACGCATTATGGAAGTGAACTGTGGCAGGTGGGAAGGAAAAGTTGCTCAAACTCTGGCAATTGAAGAACCTGAACTATTCAGTTTGTGGAAATCAAACCCCTACGATTTTAGGATCCCTGGAGGAGAAAGCTATCAAGACGTCGAAAACCGTACTAGTGCCTTCTTAAAAGACATTATTAGTGATGAGAAAAACGCTTTAGTAGTTAGTCACGGCATTGCCATAACTACTATGCTCAGATTCGTACTCCAGATCCCTAAAGAGCATGTCCGCGTACTTCACATCGAGAATCTTGGGCTAGCAAAACTGGAAGTAGATGCAAACGCCATTGCATACACCATAGTAAACCCTGCGCTTGAACTTAAAGTGGCTTCTCTTTTGCAGCAAGTGTGA
- a CDS encoding histidine phosphatase family protein, which yields MKIFLLRHPETDWNGEWRFQGRTDIPVSKKGKEALEKALPVLCKLPIDIIYTSPLQRARIVAEMINERTGIPFEVDERIIEANCGEWEGRKVPELMKEEPDFMAKWWANPYAVPIPGGESYQDVEKRTSALLQEIIAKNTNALLVSHGIAITTMLRYILELPYEKTSILRIENLGLAKIEVDDFGKGFVISNPAGILDLLSFPL from the coding sequence ATGAAGATATTCTTACTCAGACATCCAGAAACTGATTGGAACGGTGAATGGCGTTTTCAAGGTAGGACGGACATCCCGGTTAGCAAGAAAGGTAAAGAAGCCTTAGAAAAGGCTTTGCCAGTCTTATGCAAATTACCCATTGACATTATCTACACCAGTCCTTTACAAAGAGCCAGGATTGTTGCTGAAATGATCAATGAGAGAACAGGCATCCCGTTTGAAGTAGATGAAAGAATTATTGAAGCAAACTGCGGCGAGTGGGAAGGAAGAAAGGTTCCTGAACTTATGAAGGAAGAGCCAGATTTTATGGCAAAATGGTGGGCAAATCCTTATGCTGTTCCCATACCCGGAGGAGAAAGTTACCAAGACGTTGAGAAACGTACCAGTGCACTGTTGCAGGAAATCATCGCCAAGAACACGAACGCCTTGCTTGTGAGCCATGGCATTGCCATAACCACCATGCTCAGATATATATTGGAGCTTCCTTACGAAAAAACATCCATTCTGAGAATCGAAAACCTTGGACTCGCCAAAATTGAAGTAGATGACTTTGGAAAGGGATTTGTCATATCCAACCCAGCAGGTATTCTTGATTTGTTGTCCTTCCCTTTGTAG